A part of Denitratisoma oestradiolicum genomic DNA contains:
- a CDS encoding LOG family protein: protein MKTICVFGGVSSSNSGAYNTVAYELGKQIGTFGWGVICSGTRLGMVGSLIDGTLLGGGVISAVVVQSSGEAAHLHPEIRECVEAPTLAARKSHMMNVADAFVCLPGGIGTLDEIFNVLAGARMGLHQKKIALLDIDGFFKSLVCFLGEMVEKGFLKKRYFDELIVEQDVLRLLERIR, encoded by the coding sequence GTGAAAACAATTTGCGTCTTCGGCGGGGTAAGTAGCTCGAACTCCGGAGCTTACAACACGGTCGCATATGAATTGGGGAAGCAAATTGGAACTTTCGGGTGGGGGGTAATTTGCAGCGGGACGCGGCTAGGAATGGTTGGCTCTCTGATTGATGGGACACTTCTTGGTGGTGGCGTCATTTCAGCAGTTGTCGTCCAGTCCTCTGGCGAAGCAGCTCATCTTCACCCCGAGATTAGAGAATGCGTTGAGGCTCCCACACTCGCGGCGCGTAAGAGTCATATGATGAATGTTGCTGACGCCTTTGTCTGCCTACCTGGAGGCATCGGAACCCTCGACGAGATATTTAATGTGCTTGCCGGTGCAAGAATGGGTCTCCACCAGAAGAAGATCGCACTCCTCGATATAGACGGCTTCTTTAAGTCCCTAGTGTGCTTTCTTGGGGAAATGGTCGAAAAAGGCTTCCTTAAGAAGCGCTATTTCGACGAGCTTATCGTAGAGCAGGATGTACTCCGCTTACTTGAACGCATTCGCTAA
- a CDS encoding CaiB/BaiF CoA transferase family protein: MPNALAHLRVVEIGQGISGPYCSKLLADLGADVIKVEPPLTGDPLRQAGSFPDDEDDPSKGTLFRYLNANKGSIECDLGSEEGRKTLLDLVKAADLVIENLGAGVLEALKLGFDVFEKANSKIALIRISDFGQTGPYSGQPATDLTVQAAAQWVNNHHVPELPLLQAGGRIPDYNVGIYAAAAALTAYSIASTSEKAVYFDVSKQESLVCCLGAVWLHIETLTSLGWGIPAERHFPFPGVVRCKDGLVSINALTGQNFIDCCHLLEVPQYIPKQMEITYGGPDFDGFFRDIEPWLMERTVEEVVEICQAMRIPTVPISNGKTLLEVPQLQARSFFIRDPDEGFVRPGFPYRLEHTPASLRKGTPRLGADNPMDESMPWSPRESTGQATQTGNGEFPFEGLRVIDLGIFWAGPYISCYLGAYGADVIKVESIQRADAFRFQCAYPEEGHDWYERSSIYQHTNLSKRNLTLNLDAPEGKQLFEQLLAKADVVIENFTARVMDNFGFTRERLKEINPSLIIVRVPGFGLEGPWRDFTSFGMPLEQVSAMSWVTGNPDGPPVNLGGYADAFVGMHAVVALQAALIHRARTGQGQMVEVPQIEVGACLTAEQVITHSVTGKIVGRMGNRSDTMAPQGVYRCSCGQSVALSIRDDNDWNRFRTMSPVNTWAQDGRFYSLKGRLAHHDELDELISLWTSRITANSVMTALREMGIPAAIVLTQPNIPSEPHLVSRNFFQELDHPLTGVRRYPRWPWLQSSGANGEHRFRSPTLGEHNHEILREELGLSTDEITHLASKEIIGTVPKGLG; encoded by the coding sequence ATGCCCAATGCCCTGGCTCATCTTCGGGTTGTAGAGATCGGACAAGGCATCTCGGGTCCGTATTGCAGCAAGTTGCTTGCCGATCTGGGCGCGGATGTGATCAAGGTGGAACCTCCGCTGACCGGCGACCCACTGCGCCAGGCAGGCTCCTTCCCCGATGATGAGGATGACCCGAGCAAGGGCACGCTGTTTCGCTACCTGAACGCCAACAAGGGAAGCATTGAATGTGACCTCGGCTCCGAGGAGGGGAGGAAGACACTTCTCGACCTGGTGAAAGCTGCCGACCTGGTCATTGAAAATCTGGGGGCCGGGGTACTCGAAGCCCTCAAGCTGGGATTCGATGTATTCGAGAAGGCCAACTCAAAGATTGCTTTGATCAGGATTTCGGATTTTGGCCAGACAGGTCCCTATTCTGGTCAACCCGCCACCGATCTGACGGTGCAGGCCGCTGCGCAATGGGTGAATAATCACCATGTGCCGGAACTTCCTTTGCTCCAGGCAGGCGGCCGGATTCCAGACTACAACGTTGGCATCTACGCTGCTGCTGCCGCTCTCACAGCCTATTCCATAGCATCCACTTCAGAAAAGGCGGTTTACTTCGATGTATCCAAGCAGGAAAGCTTGGTGTGCTGTCTCGGTGCAGTCTGGCTGCACATCGAGACACTGACATCCCTGGGGTGGGGAATTCCTGCAGAACGACATTTCCCCTTCCCTGGGGTAGTTCGCTGCAAGGACGGCCTGGTCAGCATTAACGCTTTGACCGGGCAGAATTTCATTGATTGTTGTCATCTGCTGGAGGTACCCCAGTACATCCCCAAGCAGATGGAAATCACCTACGGCGGACCCGACTTCGATGGATTCTTCCGCGACATCGAGCCCTGGCTCATGGAGCGGACCGTAGAGGAAGTCGTGGAGATATGTCAGGCGATGCGGATTCCCACTGTGCCGATTTCCAATGGCAAAACCCTGTTGGAAGTACCGCAGCTACAAGCCAGATCATTCTTCATCCGCGATCCTGACGAGGGCTTCGTCCGTCCCGGCTTCCCCTATCGGCTCGAACATACCCCCGCAAGCTTGCGTAAAGGGACCCCCCGATTGGGCGCAGACAACCCGATGGACGAATCGATGCCCTGGAGCCCGAGGGAATCCACCGGACAAGCAACGCAAACGGGCAATGGTGAATTCCCCTTCGAAGGATTGCGGGTGATTGACCTGGGGATATTCTGGGCCGGACCCTATATCAGCTGTTATCTGGGAGCCTACGGGGCAGACGTCATCAAGGTGGAATCGATCCAGCGCGCGGACGCCTTCCGGTTTCAATGCGCGTATCCGGAAGAGGGACATGACTGGTACGAACGAAGCAGCATTTATCAGCATACCAACCTGAGCAAACGTAATCTCACGCTCAATCTTGATGCGCCTGAGGGAAAGCAGCTCTTCGAGCAATTGTTGGCAAAGGCCGACGTGGTGATCGAGAACTTTACGGCCCGGGTAATGGATAACTTTGGATTTACCAGGGAGCGCCTCAAGGAGATTAACCCGAGCTTGATTATCGTACGTGTTCCGGGGTTTGGCCTGGAAGGACCGTGGCGAGATTTCACCAGCTTTGGCATGCCATTGGAGCAAGTTAGCGCGATGTCCTGGGTTACCGGCAACCCCGATGGCCCACCAGTCAATCTGGGGGGATATGCGGATGCATTCGTCGGCATGCATGCGGTGGTGGCCTTACAGGCGGCATTGATTCACCGTGCGCGCACTGGTCAAGGTCAGATGGTTGAGGTGCCTCAAATAGAAGTCGGCGCATGTCTGACGGCAGAGCAGGTAATCACCCATTCCGTAACGGGAAAGATTGTGGGGAGGATGGGCAACCGCAGCGATACGATGGCCCCTCAAGGCGTTTATCGTTGCTCATGCGGGCAATCGGTTGCGCTTTCCATCAGGGACGATAACGACTGGAACCGATTCAGGACGATGTCCCCGGTGAATACCTGGGCACAGGATGGTCGCTTCTATTCCCTGAAGGGACGGCTGGCGCATCATGATGAACTCGATGAGTTGATTTCCCTGTGGACAAGCCGGATCACTGCGAATTCGGTCATGACCGCCCTGCGGGAGATGGGAATTCCCGCAGCGATCGTGCTTACCCAGCCGAACATCCCCAGCGAGCCCCACCTGGTTTCACGGAATTTTTTCCAGGAACTCGACCATCCGCTGACCGGTGTGCGGCGCTATCCACGGTGGCCGTGGCTCCAGTCTTCAGGGGCGAACGGAGAACATCGGTTCCGCTCCCCAACCTTGGGGGAGCACAACCATGAAATCCTGAGAGAAGAGCTTGGACTCTCAACCGATGAGATTACCCACCTTGCCTCAAAAGAAATAATTGGCACTGTCCCTAAGGGGTTGGGATGA
- a CDS encoding BKACE family enzyme — protein sequence MTYSQDVWDPSNEKQWVNAVAQSKLPPLVISVALTGGVHGKESNPNLPETAEEQAQQAYDCYNAGATYVHLHARVPGQPWQTSTDSAVYRNMNRKVREKCPKIIINNTCGGGYGADLSQALAPLEANPEAASLDIGPLATRFIMKKRPEAGRMEDVNFEAVAPFGYEMTETYAKAMMDKGVRPEVEVFHPGCWSLVHNLIDKGLLKPPYLTQLVFGFQSGSYPTPKQIIHLAETAPKPSSLTVLGVGPWQPSVMTMGILMGMNVRTGMEDNLYMGKGQQVQSNAQLVEKVVRLARELGREIATPEQAREILGFSQTPTTYD from the coding sequence ATGACATACAGCCAGGATGTTTGGGACCCGAGCAATGAGAAGCAATGGGTAAATGCGGTGGCGCAGAGCAAGCTGCCGCCTTTGGTCATTTCCGTCGCCCTCACCGGTGGCGTGCATGGTAAGGAAAGCAATCCCAACCTGCCGGAAACCGCGGAGGAACAGGCCCAGCAGGCCTATGACTGCTACAACGCCGGCGCCACCTATGTTCATCTTCACGCCCGGGTTCCCGGCCAGCCTTGGCAGACGAGCACGGACTCCGCGGTTTACCGGAACATGAACCGCAAGGTCCGGGAAAAGTGTCCCAAGATCATCATCAACAACACCTGCGGCGGCGGCTATGGCGCCGACCTGAGCCAGGCCCTGGCACCATTGGAGGCCAATCCCGAAGCGGCGAGCCTCGACATCGGCCCCCTGGCAACCCGTTTCATCATGAAAAAGCGGCCGGAAGCCGGGCGCATGGAGGACGTGAATTTCGAGGCCGTGGCACCGTTCGGCTATGAAATGACGGAAACCTACGCCAAGGCCATGATGGATAAGGGCGTGCGTCCCGAAGTCGAGGTCTTCCATCCAGGCTGCTGGTCCCTGGTGCACAATCTCATCGACAAGGGGCTGCTCAAGCCTCCCTATCTGACTCAGCTGGTCTTCGGCTTCCAGAGCGGCAGCTATCCCACACCCAAGCAGATCATCCATCTGGCGGAAACGGCACCCAAGCCTTCCAGCCTGACGGTGCTGGGCGTAGGGCCATGGCAACCCTCGGTAATGACCATGGGCATCCTGATGGGCATGAATGTGCGGACCGGGATGGAAGACAACCTGTATATGGGTAAGGGACAACAAGTCCAGAGCAATGCCCAGCTCGTGGAAAAGGTGGTGCGGCTGGCCCGGGAGCTTGGCCGCGAAATCGCCACCCCCGAGCAGGCACGGGAAATACTCGGTTTCTCGCAGACCCCCACCACCTACGATTGA
- a CDS encoding helix-turn-helix domain-containing protein — MSNIAAVLKQEIIRQVRKELRAETRPLKKSLAQCRTEIRRLKQRLTTLERQPSRTSTSQPRATPSPAQDGTSTKFRFRPAGLKKMREQFNLTAAVLASILQISPQTVYNWEAGSSRPSQEQLTKLAILKKMGKRKVQATLKQLADH; from the coding sequence ATGTCCAATATCGCCGCCGTCCTGAAACAGGAAATCATCCGTCAGGTACGTAAGGAATTACGCGCCGAGACACGCCCCCTCAAAAAATCCCTGGCTCAGTGCCGAACCGAGATCAGGCGCCTGAAACAGAGGCTCACGACCTTGGAGCGCCAGCCCTCCAGGACATCGACTTCCCAGCCCCGGGCCACCCCGTCACCCGCACAGGACGGGACCTCAACAAAATTCCGTTTCCGCCCCGCGGGTCTCAAGAAGATGCGGGAACAGTTCAATCTGACGGCAGCGGTATTGGCATCGATCCTCCAGATATCTCCCCAGACGGTGTACAACTGGGAGGCAGGCAGTTCCCGTCCCAGCCAGGAGCAGCTGACGAAACTCGCCATCCTTAAAAAGATGGGCAAGCGCAAGGTTCAGGCAACCCTGAAGCAGCTGGCGGACCACTGA
- a CDS encoding ATP-binding protein translates to MTFLPDVARFPLRIGADPETLSHLQREPLLFAAHYATLQRVVKWPESILRITSAVNARYAQHDEVLKLIETLRSQVPMALSADLARSLAEGLELHDTFQQDPTEYAQTCENFLEAYRRALAEEIDAGEDSATGRLEMISDLMAFSPAETQVLRYALCCTVHPPLQLFTRLFCEQRVDRNQFWQITLEMDAKTLSTALSSRGRLAGTRMFHTTQTHPSLSEFWADLLINTGISLATGILQSLEPQGSTGETSRLLPEDREILEALLHPREVGLPGINALLYGKTARDKHRLARSLILASGATPYTLNPDIPDGDRPAAVIVAQRLLAQRPERTVLVVEKAQSVLTRVYPDIFGFMGFMEEATDVQPLDQRLLAENPIPTLWLGHEANRLHQETLGRFLFHAEALKGTRADRKVMVESLIETLPVAPRTKLELVKLEGLSEQQVSSAKSLAKITAGRSRRTYARHLLLAAQRSQKALARKNKDEARMPVTQYSLDYLNSAGRFGPAKILQSLRLRPQASLCLYGLPGTGKTQFAEHLAQELGYPLLTKRASELFDKYVGESEKRMSEAFDQAEEEGAILLLDEADSFLRDRARSQHQWEVSIVNELLQQIERFEGIFICATNLYSHLDIAALRRFTFKLEFLPLNFEQRWEMFLNEADLRNKPLSTSQQADYEERLILMKNLTPGDFATVKRQCLLLGESLSPRDWLDQLELEVQAKQRQSEDYRAGEVAA, encoded by the coding sequence ATGACCTTCCTCCCTGATGTCGCCCGCTTTCCCCTGCGCATCGGCGCCGACCCCGAGACCTTGAGCCACCTTCAGCGGGAACCCCTGCTGTTCGCCGCCCACTATGCAACCCTGCAGCGGGTCGTGAAATGGCCCGAGTCCATCTTGCGCATCACCAGCGCCGTCAATGCCCGCTATGCCCAGCACGACGAGGTCCTGAAACTCATCGAGACCCTGCGCAGTCAGGTCCCCATGGCCCTGTCCGCCGATCTGGCCCGCAGTCTGGCGGAAGGCCTGGAACTCCATGACACCTTTCAACAGGACCCCACCGAGTACGCCCAGACCTGCGAGAACTTCCTGGAAGCCTACCGTCGTGCCCTGGCCGAGGAAATCGACGCCGGGGAAGACAGCGCCACTGGCCGACTCGAGATGATCTCCGACCTGATGGCCTTCTCCCCGGCGGAAACCCAGGTGCTGCGCTATGCCCTGTGCTGCACCGTCCATCCGCCCCTGCAACTCTTCACCCGCCTCTTCTGCGAACAGCGGGTTGATCGGAACCAGTTCTGGCAGATCACCCTGGAGATGGACGCTAAAACCCTCAGCACCGCCCTCTCATCCCGGGGGCGACTGGCCGGGACCCGGATGTTCCACACCACCCAGACCCACCCCTCCCTCTCGGAGTTCTGGGCAGACCTGCTGATCAACACCGGCATCTCCCTCGCCACCGGCATCCTCCAGTCCCTGGAGCCCCAGGGATCTACGGGAGAAACCTCCCGACTGCTCCCTGAGGACCGGGAAATCCTGGAAGCCCTGCTGCATCCCCGGGAGGTGGGCCTGCCGGGCATCAACGCCTTGCTCTACGGCAAGACCGCCCGGGACAAGCATCGCCTGGCCCGGAGCCTGATCCTGGCCTCCGGCGCCACCCCCTATACCCTCAACCCCGACATTCCCGATGGGGATCGGCCCGCTGCGGTGATCGTGGCCCAGCGACTCCTGGCCCAGCGTCCGGAACGGACGGTCCTGGTGGTGGAGAAGGCTCAGAGCGTGCTGACCCGGGTTTATCCGGATATCTTCGGCTTCATGGGATTTATGGAAGAGGCCACGGATGTCCAGCCCCTGGATCAGCGCCTTCTGGCCGAGAACCCCATCCCCACCCTGTGGCTGGGCCATGAGGCAAACCGCCTCCACCAGGAAACCCTGGGCCGCTTCCTGTTCCATGCCGAAGCCCTGAAGGGCACCCGGGCGGACCGGAAGGTCATGGTGGAGTCCCTGATCGAGACCCTGCCGGTGGCCCCCCGCACCAAGCTGGAACTGGTCAAGCTGGAAGGCCTCTCGGAACAGCAGGTGAGCTCGGCCAAGTCCCTGGCGAAGATCACGGCCGGCCGCTCTCGGCGTACCTACGCTCGCCATCTGCTCCTGGCGGCCCAGCGCAGCCAGAAGGCCCTGGCCCGGAAGAACAAGGATGAAGCCCGGATGCCGGTCACCCAGTACAGCTTGGACTATCTCAATTCCGCGGGAAGGTTCGGTCCGGCCAAGATTCTCCAGTCACTGCGTCTACGGCCCCAGGCGAGTCTGTGTCTGTACGGCCTGCCCGGCACCGGCAAGACCCAGTTCGCCGAGCACCTGGCCCAGGAACTGGGCTACCCCCTCCTGACCAAGCGGGCCTCGGAGCTCTTCGACAAGTATGTGGGGGAGTCGGAGAAACGGATGAGCGAGGCTTTCGATCAGGCCGAGGAGGAAGGCGCCATCCTGCTCCTGGACGAGGCGGACTCCTTCCTACGGGATCGCGCCCGCAGCCAACACCAGTGGGAGGTCTCCATCGTCAATGAACTCCTGCAACAGATAGAGCGCTTCGAGGGGATCTTCATCTGTGCCACCAATCTGTACTCCCATCTGGACATTGCTGCCCTGCGACGCTTTACCTTCAAGCTGGAGTTCCTGCCCCTGAATTTCGAGCAGCGCTGGGAAATGTTCCTGAATGAGGCGGACCTGAGGAACAAACCCTTGAGCACCTCCCAGCAGGCGGACTACGAAGAGCGATTGATCCTCATGAAGAACCTGACCCCGGGGGATTTTGCGACGGTGAAGCGTCAGTGCTTGCTGTTGGGAGAGAGCCTGTCTCCCCGGGATTGGCTGGATCAGCTGGAACTGGAGGTCCAGGCCAAGCAGCGGCAGAGTGAGGACTATCGAGCCGGGGAGGTGGCGGCATGA
- the phbB gene encoding acetoacetyl-CoA reductase — translation MRRVALVTGGMGGLGEAICVKLAALGYKVVTSHSPSNAKVGDWLQTMNHMGYGFSAYPCDVADFDSCRDCVAQIEKDLGPVDVLVNNAGITRDMTFKRMTRNHWDAVIRTNLDSVFNMTKQVMNGMTDRNWGRVINISSVNGQKGAFGLTNYAAAKAGMHGFTKALALEVAKKGVTVNTISPGYIGTKMVRAIPREVLESKILPQIPVSHLGKPEEVAGLVAYLASEEAAFVTGANISINGGQHMF, via the coding sequence ATGCGGAGAGTTGCGCTGGTTACCGGCGGCATGGGCGGTCTGGGTGAGGCGATCTGTGTCAAGCTGGCCGCCCTGGGCTACAAGGTCGTCACCAGCCATAGCCCATCCAACGCCAAGGTCGGGGACTGGCTGCAGACCATGAACCACATGGGCTATGGCTTCAGTGCCTATCCCTGCGACGTCGCCGATTTCGATTCCTGCCGCGACTGCGTGGCTCAGATAGAGAAGGATCTGGGACCGGTGGATGTGCTGGTCAATAACGCGGGCATCACCCGTGACATGACCTTCAAGCGCATGACCAGAAATCACTGGGATGCAGTGATCCGCACCAATCTGGATTCCGTATTCAACATGACCAAGCAGGTCATGAATGGCATGACTGACCGCAACTGGGGCCGGGTAATAAACATTTCGTCAGTCAATGGTCAAAAAGGCGCCTTCGGCCTGACCAATTACGCCGCCGCCAAGGCCGGGATGCATGGCTTCACCAAGGCCCTGGCCCTGGAAGTGGCCAAGAAGGGGGTTACGGTGAACACCATCTCGCCGGGCTATATCGGCACCAAGATGGTGAGAGCGATTCCCAGGGAGGTACTGGAAAGCAAGATATTGCCCCAGATCCCCGTCTCCCATTTGGGAAAGCCCGAGGAAGTGGCGGGCCTGGTGGCCTATCTGGCCTCCGAGGAGGCTGCCTTTGTGACCGGAGCCAATATTTCCATCAACGGCGGTCAGCACATGTTCTGA
- a CDS encoding VPA1262 family protein, translating into MAQNLDVVTSDTRMDRLVGEHEKPCAMHIWLLQLRKDSLVESRVLYGHIAPSTYRNDAWSAPREDAFKQAGPTTSLQVLRISLFSYARTIRALLGRLLSGTTLEAASDELQLKLSSHDCSRFGNVRLGQQSTLRPTLHLPSRDYYQGTSLRLSPMNFASADSSAITNLEKSGIFHVGTEPDRDIAKYCVNVLERETGMKFSDIDSWRLGDIELLVYPSLDDDERPQFNIDGDASSICVVLTSPMSGPESELQVRIRLLNDGGCFHTHIASLPPNTTFPARIVCKLPPAAHRIVDACEVDIDAIYPKTGQSHACMRWGNHLVDGANISPRAAGDDTGTSNDWLYRTPEQYNKPGGQASQEPLTGDTPVSPNDREHSANSWVAANRRNVFVMTHLLPRDSMGFHVKHSKEEQIGRLEFVEWLRELFSHHRSAQITWLDPSMDDIGINLVNQYGVHGSHYLVLTEYPEEAPLTDWTVRLLHDWGMGPEPKALPESRIDHLKSACRKWASSPHGVRLRVIGIPSGEIHDRIILIRDTQLKPVAGYYLSNSLQRENENLPLVITAIPDAVLRNVTSYIDDMIARAFTTAGTKEGGNPNPVIFDSVEHGTSKPKKLMEA; encoded by the coding sequence ATGGCTCAGAATCTCGACGTCGTCACCTCCGACACCCGGATGGACCGGCTGGTGGGTGAGCACGAAAAGCCCTGCGCAATGCATATCTGGCTACTGCAATTGCGCAAGGACTCCCTTGTGGAATCTCGCGTTCTGTATGGCCATATCGCACCAAGCACTTATCGCAACGATGCCTGGAGCGCGCCACGGGAGGATGCCTTCAAACAGGCTGGCCCTACCACCAGTTTGCAGGTCCTCAGAATAAGCCTGTTTTCCTATGCCCGAACCATAAGAGCCTTACTAGGCCGCCTCCTGAGCGGGACAACCCTGGAGGCGGCGAGTGATGAATTGCAGTTAAAGCTGTCATCTCACGATTGCTCACGCTTTGGCAACGTCCGTCTAGGTCAGCAATCGACCCTTAGACCGACCCTCCACCTTCCTTCACGGGACTATTACCAGGGTACAAGCCTGCGCCTCAGTCCGATGAACTTTGCCAGCGCCGATAGCAGTGCGATCACAAATCTCGAAAAGTCCGGAATTTTCCATGTCGGGACAGAACCTGATCGGGATATCGCGAAATATTGCGTCAATGTGCTTGAGCGAGAAACCGGGATGAAGTTTTCCGATATTGACTCCTGGCGCCTGGGGGACATCGAACTGCTGGTCTATCCATCCCTGGACGATGATGAACGCCCGCAGTTCAACATTGACGGAGATGCCTCTTCCATTTGTGTCGTGCTCACGAGCCCCATGAGCGGGCCTGAGTCAGAGCTTCAAGTGCGGATACGACTGCTTAACGACGGAGGTTGCTTTCACACTCATATTGCATCTCTGCCGCCGAATACGACATTTCCTGCACGGATCGTATGCAAGCTTCCTCCCGCAGCCCATCGGATCGTTGATGCATGCGAGGTCGACATTGATGCAATCTATCCAAAAACTGGCCAATCGCATGCCTGCATGCGCTGGGGCAACCACCTGGTGGATGGCGCCAACATCTCTCCCCGGGCTGCAGGTGACGATACAGGTACAAGCAATGATTGGCTTTACAGGACCCCAGAGCAGTACAACAAACCCGGAGGACAGGCATCCCAAGAGCCACTCACGGGAGATACCCCGGTATCGCCCAACGACCGAGAACACTCTGCCAATTCCTGGGTGGCCGCAAATCGTCGCAACGTATTCGTTATGACCCACTTGCTACCCAGGGACTCAATGGGATTCCATGTCAAACACTCCAAGGAAGAACAGATAGGTAGACTGGAGTTCGTTGAATGGCTAAGGGAGTTATTTTCTCACCACCGTTCCGCACAGATCACATGGCTTGACCCGTCCATGGATGACATAGGTATCAATCTTGTAAACCAATATGGGGTGCATGGCAGCCACTATCTGGTACTTACCGAGTACCCCGAAGAGGCGCCTCTTACCGACTGGACTGTCAGGCTACTTCACGATTGGGGGATGGGACCGGAGCCGAAAGCACTGCCAGAGTCCCGGATCGATCACTTGAAGTCCGCCTGCCGGAAATGGGCCAGCAGCCCCCACGGTGTTCGATTGCGGGTAATTGGGATCCCTTCCGGGGAAATTCACGATAGGATAATCCTGATTCGGGACACCCAGCTAAAACCGGTCGCAGGATACTACCTGTCCAATTCTCTGCAACGGGAGAATGAAAATCTCCCACTCGTCATTACCGCCATTCCGGACGCCGTACTCAGGAATGTAACAAGCTACATCGACGATATGATCGCGAGAGCCTTCACGACGGCTGGGACTAAGGAAGGTGGAAACCCGAATCCGGTTATATTTGATTCCGTCGAGCATGGAACTTCGAAACCCAAGAAACTGATGGAAGCCTGA
- the phbB gene encoding beta-ketoacyl-ACP reductase: MTKRVALVTGSMGGLGTAICKALAQSGHTVVANCLPNFPPKDEWLAKTRAEGFDFHIAEGDVSDFYSCTAMVRKIEAEIGPVDVLVNNAGITRDGVFRKMDKAQWDAVLTINLDSVFNVTRQVLEGMAERGWGRVINISSLNGIKGQFGQANYSAAKAGILGFTKAIAQEVAKKGVTVNAIAPGYIATEMVMAIKQEVRDSITATIPAGRMGTPEEIGGLCAYLASDIAGYMTGATLNINGGLHMY, translated from the coding sequence ATGACAAAGAGAGTTGCACTGGTGACAGGAAGCATGGGTGGCCTGGGCACCGCGATCTGCAAGGCGCTCGCCCAGAGCGGCCATACCGTGGTGGCGAACTGCCTGCCCAATTTTCCACCCAAGGACGAATGGCTGGCAAAAACCAGGGCGGAGGGTTTTGACTTCCATATTGCTGAAGGCGATGTATCTGATTTCTACTCATGCACTGCCATGGTCCGCAAGATCGAGGCCGAGATCGGCCCGGTCGATGTGCTGGTGAATAACGCAGGCATCACCCGGGATGGCGTGTTCCGCAAGATGGACAAGGCCCAGTGGGATGCGGTGCTGACCATCAACCTGGATTCCGTGTTCAACGTCACCCGCCAGGTGCTGGAAGGCATGGCGGAGCGGGGCTGGGGTCGGGTGATCAACATCTCCTCCCTCAATGGCATCAAGGGCCAGTTCGGTCAGGCCAACTATTCCGCCGCCAAGGCAGGCATCCTCGGTTTCACCAAGGCCATCGCCCAGGAAGTGGCGAAGAAGGGGGTGACCGTCAATGCCATCGCCCCCGGCTACATCGCCACCGAGATGGTCATGGCCATCAAGCAGGAGGTGCGCGATTCCATCACCGCCACCATCCCCGCCGGCCGCATGGGCACACCAGAGGAAATCGGTGGGCTGTGCGCCTACCTGGCCTCAGACATCGCAGGCTACATGACCGGCGCCACCCTGAATATCAACGGTGGCCTGCACATGTATTGA
- a CDS encoding HU family DNA-binding protein, with protein sequence MATKKPAAKPAAKPAKKPAAKAPAKKVVAKPATKAAPAAVKPIKTAFNKTTLTAFLAETSGVEAKEVKKVMAALEAAALASVNKKGLGEFLLPGLLKVVAQKVPAKPKRKGINPFTKEEHWFAAKPATVKLRIRPLKKLKDAAL encoded by the coding sequence ATGGCCACCAAGAAACCCGCCGCAAAACCTGCAGCCAAGCCTGCCAAGAAACCAGCCGCCAAGGCACCGGCCAAGAAGGTCGTCGCCAAGCCGGCTACCAAGGCTGCCCCCGCCGCTGTCAAACCCATCAAGACCGCCTTCAACAAGACCACCTTGACCGCCTTCCTGGCGGAAACCTCGGGGGTCGAGGCCAAGGAGGTGAAGAAGGTCATGGCCGCCCTGGAGGCTGCCGCCCTGGCATCGGTCAACAAGAAGGGCCTGGGTGAATTCCTGCTGCCGGGACTCCTCAAGGTCGTGGCCCAGAAGGTGCCCGCCAAGCCCAAGCGCAAGGGAATCAATCCCTTCACCAAGGAAGAGCATTGGTTCGCCGCCAAGCCGGCCACCGTGAAGCTGCGGATTCGTCCCCTGAAGAAACTGAAGGACGCTGCCCTCTAA